A genomic segment from Deinococcus sp. YIM 77859 encodes:
- a CDS encoding adenylate/guanylate cyclase domain-containing protein, which translates to MNDLLLPLPAPQGEHLSACLVMVDLVGSTVLAHRLPLEHYAALMAEFVQLLILSFEARRGQVLQHQGDAVLALWSAAHTSEAVRAALEAHERAARLGLAGLLGVRLQVRAGVALGPVITGPVGGQPSAYGLPVNYARRLCDAAAPGETLVCERVAQQRAEDLRMIGRSLPPLRGFGPECRAYTVQSSPALVLSPMKTG; encoded by the coding sequence ATGAACGATCTGCTGTTGCCCCTTCCTGCGCCTCAGGGTGAGCATCTGTCTGCCTGCCTGGTGATGGTCGATCTGGTGGGGAGTACCGTGCTGGCGCATCGCCTCCCGCTGGAGCACTATGCCGCGCTGATGGCGGAGTTTGTGCAGCTTCTCATCCTGAGTTTTGAGGCGCGGCGCGGACAGGTGTTGCAGCATCAGGGGGACGCGGTGCTGGCCCTATGGTCTGCCGCTCACACGTCCGAGGCGGTGCGGGCTGCGCTGGAGGCCCACGAACGAGCCGCGCGTTTGGGCCTGGCGGGGCTGCTGGGCGTGCGGCTTCAGGTGCGGGCCGGGGTCGCCCTCGGACCGGTGATCACGGGTCCAGTGGGTGGGCAGCCCAGCGCCTACGGCTTGCCGGTCAACTACGCCCGGCGCCTGTGTGACGCCGCCGCGCCGGGTGAAACCCTGGTGTGCGAGAGGGTGGCGCAGCAGCGGGCAGAGGACCTGCGGATGATCGGGCGCTCCCTTCCACCGCTGCGTGGGTTTGGGCCGGAGTGCCGAGCGTACACCGTACAGTCCTCCCCTGCGCTGGTGCTTTCCCCCATGAAAACCGGTTAA